AAACACCCAAAGCGATcaaagttcataaaataaaataaatattgaccAATAATTCACAGCAGGAACCTTCACCAGGACGTTCTGGGAACTTATTGGTAATTTCCattcagtgaaaatgtttctaactggttgatttttaaatttgtctccAGTATTATCACTTTAAAATAACTGTATTTTGGTCGCTGTGACAGAATCAGTTCAAGTTCTTGTTTTAGTGCTGATAATTATAGATTTTAGTGCCTCATATGTGGGATTAGTTATAACTCTGTTCTGTTTCACAGTGGAAAATCTGgtgaacaaataaaagtttttggagaaaaaagatTCATATTTGAAACGTGTCTGTTTCTCTCAGACAGATTAATTAAACCTCATCTTGGTTTACGACTAATTCATGTTTAATAGTATCTCCATCTAACAATTATTAATGAATCAACTCTGAAAGAAAGTGTTTATGTACtacaatgtaaataaacattatattaaataaaccatgtttatttataaatattgtaaataaaccTTGTTCCTTCtgttcatttctaaaaaaacaggcttgtttttttattcttcaataatattccaggattttttttttttcacaatctgGAATATTTGTCATATGTTGCTCTGCTGGTTATGCAATGTGTGAATAAATACTGGTGTTTATTATAATAAACTATAATTTACTATTGTTGATAGGAGCTTACaggaaatgtatatttaaaaacatccatccatccattttctttcacccttgtccctcggtggggtcgggaggggtgctggtgcccatctccagctaacgttccgggcgagaggcggggtcaccttggacaggtcgccagtctgtcgcagggcaacacagagacacacaggacaaacaaccatgcacacacacactcacacctaggggcaatttgaagaggccaattaacctgacagtcatgtttttggactgtggggggaaaccggagtacccagagaaaacccaccatgcacagggagaacatggagactccatgcagaaagaccccaggccgggaattgaacccagaaccttcttgctgcaaggcaacagctctaccaactgcgtcaATGTGCAGCCCcctatttaaaaacatttaaattaaaattcaaaaatactttattgatacTAAAGGAAAGTTAAATGTTATAACTCATATTTATTTCAactcaaaaaatatattgacttcataagttatttatttcaaactttattacaaaaacgGGACAAATaagcaagaacaaaaacacaaacttgctCAGTGACAATGGAAATATCACTTGATCAAccttattaaataattttggtcttttttaGATACTTTAAACTGATACTTAAGGGTAAAAAAGTGTATATATTAATTTcaattagttaaaataaaagcattagaatgatttttattttttgagcatttACAATAGATTAAAACTCAACCATGACTTGTTTGTACCTCTGACACGGAGTGTGTTTCTTGTGCTGCTGCAGGACCCGGATCCGCTGGTTCTGGCCGTCGTAGGAAACCGCGGCCCGGCTGTTTCTGCCCGTGCTGTGGTCGTACACCACCCACTTTCCCTCCCACTGCAGCGGGGCGTCGCAAGGCTCGGCCACCGGGGAGGCATCCAGGCGCGGGAGGCCGAACCCAGATACCCCGGCGGCGGCCACAAACACTAGCAAGAGTCGGTGCATTTTGCCCGGAGTCCCGTTATTCGCTCCGGTGGTTGTTGATGATGGAGGCCCTCTGCAGAGGCGGCTGACAAGTTAACCTAAATAAGCTACAGCGCGACTTCCGGGACCGTTATTCagctttcagaataaaagcataGACTAGGGGAAAAAATGCCGtcatcaattaaataaaataagaaaaagtcaaaattaaaagGTGTAAAAAAGGTTCTTAAAAAGGTATAAGAAcatcttgaaaaagaaaattgtttagTCTTTAATGAGAAAAATCTGAGTGTAAATGAATtaagaaagtgtgtgtgtataatttttttaaaggtgttttaaATAACACCTTCAACATCAGagaaactggtgtgtagttctATCtaatattccatccatccatcttttaagttattgaaaataaataacttcataaatattttaaaataatgaaaaaaaaaatttctactGTAGTTCTTATTTTCGCCATTAGGGGGCAAAAGTTCCCCAACAGTCTTCTGTCCGGCATCACGCTGCTGCGCGAAGAGATGATGTCACTTCCGTGGGTGCCGACAGAGAGGGACAACATGGCGAAAAAACAACGTGGGAAAGGCGCCTCTTTGcagaaaaaggcagaaaatgaaaaagctgCCGATAATTTCCAGTTGGCGCTGGATTCTAGCGACGACGACGCGCCGGAGGAAGTAACCTTTGAGGACTCGAAGGCCCGGGCTGTGGAGAGCCTGAAGCTGGCGCTGGAGACGGCCAAAAGGTGGCTAACATTCAGTTAGCTCCGAAGCTACACCGAGTCACAGAACTCCATCCAATACATTTCACCTTTTAGAGCTTTACCTGATAAATAACCGGAATTAAGACTGAAAGATCAACTTTACAAGACAGTCAAATATATTTCAAGTTACTCGTTCCATCGGCAGCGTctaatttaacttattttattaataattagaaATGTGTTAAACTCGTGTTTAAACTtataggagtttgtttaaattgttttatgtttccagAGAGAAGGAGCTGCtgaaggagaagaggaggaagaggcaggAGTTTTTCCAGGAACAGAAGGtctgtttaacttttttcttctcacgtgtttttcttttgcatcataaatagttaacattttatataaattggAGTTCACTTTTACTCCATTACTGCAATCTGGTTCACAAACCTCCATTGCGGGTCTTGTTAGATTagaaatacaatatttattCAGTGCTATATTATCTGATTTATTAttagatttaatgttttattttgaaaaactaagGGATAAAAACCCTACAACATACTTTATTAAGAAAagtgcattcattcattcataatgTCAGCACATGATTTCAGGAAACTTATGATACTGAAAATTGTGATAAACATCTTAATTTTAACtccttcagtttatttttcaattatttttttaaaacaaagcatttttgtagagaataaagaaacttttaataaatgttttaaacatttattccGTTGTCctgacagaagaagaaactcctCTCAGCCGATGTGTTGGAGGAAATCGACTCGGTTCCTTCAAAGTGAGTCGACGTCTCAGACTCATTCAACCGTTTGTCGTTTCACTCGacgtttaaaatgttcttttcctctcaggaaacagaaacaggcTGACGATGAAGGTACGGTATAATCCTGTTGGATTGTAAATATTAATGTCTATTAATCACTAATTCATGTTGTTCTCACtcagatgaagaggaggaagagaagaagaagacaaagaaaccCTCAGGAGTCAGAAAGTAGGAACCAAACCTGTTAGTCTGATGATAGgtgaaaacatttgttaaaagcCAGGAGGTGAAATGAGGAACTCTCCTCCATCCCAacagatttctgctcattttaattaaatcagatCAGATTAATGTctttcctctgctgctctgcctcGCAGCCTGAGGGGCAGCTACACGGTTTCCACGGTGACGGATCGAGAGCAGAGCGACTACCAGCGGCAGGCGGCGGAGGATTTCATCCAGTCCAGATTGTACGGACCGGGAAGCTGCAGGAGCTCGAGTAAGACGACGATCCTGTCAGACTTTAGTGATTCAAACCAGATTCATCTTCTGACATGAATCCTCTGACggctgttttcagtttttatttggtaaaactTATAAAAGTGCAAGCTACACTCTGTGGCAGAAGTCTGCAAAGACGATGATCTGTCTCAATTTGAGCTTTGCTACAGAAACTTCCCGCCTCGTGTCTCTGGGGCGTCCATCTGGACGTCCCGCCGGGGACACGGTGGGGACATCCGCCGCCTGACCTCCAGACTCTCAGGCTCAcgctttgttttcctcctgccAGATAACGAGATGCTGTCCCTGCGGAACAAGACGAGGGCGGATAAGAGCGCAGCCGTGCAGTTTGTTAAAAAGGACTGGGGTGCGTTCAAGAACATGATTAACGAGCTGCAAACATTGTTAAAAAGTCAATAGTTCTGGGTTTTCcattatagtttagttttattttattgtgactttagTTTTGATCAGTTACATGTTGATTAGttccagtttagtttttattagttacatGTTGATTAGTTCCAGTTTAGTTTTTACTAGTTGTAGCACCATTTAGTTTATTCAGGCTGGGTAATGTTTAGGTGCGGAATTAAAAAAGGTTCAGGTTTTGTATTCTGATCATGTTTACACCGACGGGGTAATGAATAGcaaaaagtacaattttcaaaactttgttcAACTGTTGAACAATAAACTCGTAAGTTTTACTTTAACTTCTGCTGTTGCCATTTTGGAGGCCGTAAGCTGACGTAAACCGGTTGTgttgggaaaaataaatcaatttcaaGACAATTTGAAAGATTAATAAATCgacttaaacacaaaatatatttaatctatAATTTGGTTTCATAAATGCATGTAGTTCTAGTTAAAGttttccccattaattaccatttttatttaaaatgttttctaatttccTCTTGTTCTGTTTAACTATAAAGACCTTAATTTGACCTGCTCTGATTTTTGCAGCCTGTAAGGAGAAAGCTAAAGcagagaagatgaagaagaggtGGATCCACAAGCAGCAGATTCCCACCAGCTGACCGGAACGTCAGGAATCATCCAGCATGGCAGAAATCTGGAGGAAGAATCTGATGGAGCTTCTTCACTAGAACTGAAAGTTTCAGAGAAACGAACCAGGATGGACTTTAAGCCTCGTTTCAGGACCATGGAGAAAAGTTCTGTTCAtgacatgtaaatatttaacaataaagGTGAACTTTATACTTTGTACTTGATTAAACATTGAATGTTTAAtcaatggaaattatttgtcCTCGCTGGTCAGTGCTTCACATATTCCTGCTGGTACTATAAACCAATGTAACCTAATATTTCATATTACTTTAAATCttccaggggtatgaataattttggactccatctttgttttttcattccAGCATTGATCCAATCGATGGTTAACGTGTCACAATAATCAcctgataaattaaaatcagctcaatcatttccattgaGTAATATTTAAGTTTACAGAATcattatttagtttgttttatttcattgtttttggttgtaataTTTTCCAGCTTTCAGAGCCTTTGAGTGAACTTACATGgtcattatcaatatattacttgaaaatggtctctaAACATTAACATAGTTTATCACAATCATTTCAGGGACAGTTTTATTCTATCATCCAGCATCTTTATCGTTAAAGGACTTGTTCCGGGTTATTACTAATTCATAAAGTTTTTACTAAAAATTGGctcaaaaagtttggaaatattgcagcagcagcatttttgcaaatattaacCTTCAGCACTAAAGTTAGAAAACTACaggaaaatgttaatatttcctCTTAAACAGTTTTATCCATCAGTTTGAGCATAATTCATTTGTCAGCCTaaaccagaggttcccaaactggggggcgcgggaagccgtctggatggaaaaaaaaaaaaacaggaacgctgtatgcgctgggtttttaccttagaatggccaactctctgttattcctgtcAATCTGATACAGTAGgagcttccacacttcccacatctgtgtcctctgtcacttttatcagcagttaaaactgtttaatccgttaacatgtggtaacccgTTTTTCCGAgtcgcctttaaacgcaacatgagcgctacaaCACTCGCGCTGGGTTCacacctgctgcagctgtgcgGAGCTgctcaggtgtgttagaatcatggcagcaaaacgcaaagaacttttcagtttttcccccaaactaaccgactgagttgagtgaagctgttggatgcaggtaatgttagctaaaagatgattagctaatatcaatacagcacNNNNNNNNNNNNNNNNNNNNNNNNNNNNNNNNNNNNNNNNNNNNNNNNNNNNNNNNNNNNNNNNNNNNNNNNNNNNNNNNNNNNNNNNNNNNNNNNNNNNNNNNNNNNNNNNNNNNNNNNNNNNNNNNNNNNNNNNNNNNNNNNNNNNNNNNNNNNNNNNCTCCCCCCTCCCACACGTTGTTCAACCAgccatttgtaatccataggggctCAGGagaaagtttgggaaccactggctTAAACATCCATCGATGCTTGGacagatttataaaatatattttagcattGTAGCTTAAATGTCTGTTAGCTTGATGCTAACTGAGCAGCAACTGAGATTTCTGGCAACGCAGCAATTTATTCAGAGAATCTGAAGGAAAACTAAATTTGAAcaagtttttctattttcagaggAGCAACATGTCAGTTAAAATCCTGTCTGATTTCATTATGCAGAGCTTCATGAAGGGATTTTTCTAGATTATTTCTGGGATTAAACTGAACAGAGTTCTCGCCTCTGGCCTCATGCAGCATCCACACAAGTTgctctcatcatcatcatggtttgtttttaatataaatctTTTCACCCTCACAcaaattgcacattttttaatcatctcCAAATGGACACACAGTCAGCAGTGGACAACTTACTGGTTGACATCTTCCTGGCTAGAAGGAGGAGAACCGAAAGAAAGGAGACATTAGCTGGATCTTACCACCACTTTACTATGGCATGCATAGGTTCAGACCTTACTCAGAAAGAGACAACAGACACTTCGtctaaagatttctttttttttttttttgactgcttGTGAGCTGCAAAAATAAGGataaaaaatgaggaaaacagaAGATGAAACAGAACAGATTAGTTCCACCTGGATGAGTTCTGGGAACCAGACGGATTAAAACACAGCGGAGCCGCTTCCCTCCAGAACTGATTGGTTTAAAGTCGCTGAGCGCTCAGGCGACACGTCAGGTTTTAGAAAAGGTCGTTTTCAGaacatgatactgccaccaccgtgctttcCAGTCAGTTATATCTCACCACTGCTGTCAGAAACTGGATGATTCAAAGAAGAGATGGTTTCATGtttctggagctgctgcttctaTATGAAGGCTCATCTAGATCTACGCTGTGGTGGACCGGCAGCTGATGAATCCAGATGTTTATGATCACATTCTTTAATCTGCAGTTTTAGAGCctcaaacataaaatatcatGAATTTCCTTTGGATTTGCTTCAACTTCCAGACCTGAGCTCTGTACTTTGGAGCCGGATTAAttcaaactttacattttcattgtttttattcctat
The Poecilia reticulata strain Guanapo linkage group LG17, Guppy_female_1.0+MT, whole genome shotgun sequence DNA segment above includes these coding regions:
- the nol7 gene encoding nucleolar protein 7, translated to MMSLPWVPTERDNMAKKQRGKGASLQKKAENEKAADNFQLALDSSDDDAPEEVTFEDSKARAVESLKLALETAKREKELLKEKRRKRQEFFQEQKKKKLLSADVLEEIDSVPSKKQKQADDEDEEEEEKKKTKKPSGVRNLRGSYTVSTVTDREQSDYQRQAAEDFIQSRLYGPGSCRSSNNEMLSLRNKTRADKSAAVQFVKKDWACKEKAKAEKMKKRWIHKQQIPTS